The genome window ACTTGGCATCCTATCATCGTCAAGGAAGCCATTTTTCTCGTGACTCAAGTATCTCGCGAACCGATGAAGGTGATGGCGCTTGTGAAACAATTTACCTTACTGATTTTAAGGTTCTTAAAAGCGCTAATTTTTTTTGGTGGTCAGTTTATGGAGTATCTAAATATTTAGTCTTGATATTATTCATTTTTTTAGTTTTCCTTCGAATTCAAGCCCCTTTGAGCAGGTAAAAAATTATCATGATTACCAAACCATTATTATTAAAAGTTTATGAAGCAGCCAGCATGCAGCGCTGGAATGATCAGATTAAGGCGGTGGAGCTTACTGAGCTCGATAAGCAAGCGCATAAGATGATCATTGCCTATTGCTTAGGCAAGTGTCAGGAGAAGTACAAGACGGCCGGTTTTAACTGGATCGAGATTATCGAAGCCGGAATATTTGAATATTTACAGCGAATAGTTCTTACTGATTTAAAGCCACCCTTATTTCATCGGATAAAGGAAGATCAGGATAAATACCGGCGTCTTAATGAATGGGTTTATGAAAAAATAGAAAAGGTTATTCGGCCGCTTGGTGAAGGATTTTGCCAGCGCTTTAATTCCTATCTTCTAGATCCTAAGCGGAATGTGAACCGAAGGATTATAAGTGCTGCTCACTTTTATGCAACTAAATGGGAGTTTGATATAATTGAACGGGCCAATCCTCAAGGTTATTTGATTGAAGAGATCAGGGAAGATATCCGTACCAAACAGGAACGTTATCACGATTTAGAAAGTATGCAGGATTTGTTAAATTCACCCGGTCTTAAGAGTTTTGTGAATATTTGCGGCCAGCTTCGTTTTCAGATTCGCTGGAGTCATCTTCCGAGAGTTCCTAAGACCTCGGTATTGGGCCATATGCTGATTGTCGCTATGATTGCCTATCTTATGTCTGAAAATTCCGGTGCCGATTCTGAGCGTTGCTTGAACAATTATTTAACCGGGCTGTTTCATGATTTACCTGAGGTTTTAACTCGGGATGTAATTAATCCGGTAAAAAGATCGGTTGAAGGTTTGGATGACTTAATTAAAGAGTATGAGCGCCAGGAAATGGAAAGAAAAATATATAAGTTAATTCCTACCGATTGGCATTCTCAGATGAGGAATTTTACCGAAGAAGAGTTTACTAACACTGCTTCCCGCGATGGAGAGCTTATTAAGGCAGTTGATGAGTTGGCTGCCTTTCTGGAGGCCTATTTATCTTTGGCTAATGGCATTCAGAGCCAAGATTTTACAACAGCTAAGAAATCTCTGCCGCGTAAGTATAAGTCTAAAATAATTGCCGGAGTTAATTTCGCTAAGATTTATAAAGAGTTTTGTTGAATAATTAGTTAAGTTTAGGAGTCAAATGAAAATTGTAGATATTCTTAAAACTAGGGAGTCAGGCGTGGCTTTTGAATTTTTTCCGCCTAGCACTCAGAAGAGTGAAGAGAGATTGATTGAAACAGTTAGGATTCTAAAAGACTATCAGCCGCTTTACGTTTCAATGACCCATGGTGCCGGCGGCACTGATCAAACTAAGACTCAAAAAGCAGTCGACATACTTCTTTCAGAAGGTGGCCTAGCGGTTATGCCGCATTTAACTGGCATTTCGGCTTCAAAGAGTCAGGCTGAGGAGCTGCTTAAGGCTTATCAACTAAAGGGTCTTGAGAATATCATGGCTTTGCGGGGTGATCCACCAAAAGAGGAAATTGGAGCTAAGGTTGGAGATTTTCGTTATGCGATAGATTTGGTTAAATTTATAAAGGAACGTAGCGATCTTTGTATAGGGGTTGCCGTTTACCCTGAGGGACATATTGAAACTGAGTCAGTTGAACAAGATTTAGACTACACAAAGCAGAAGATAGATTCGGGAGCAGATTTTGCGGTCACTCAAATGTTTTTTGATAATTCTTATTATTATTCTTTTTTAGATCGGATGAAAAAAAGAGCGATTAATGCTCCGGTTTTACCGGGCATCCTGCCTTTAACTAATATTGCTAAAGTTAAAGAGTTTGCATCTATCTGCCGAACTACAATCCCGAGGCAGATTGAAGAAAAAATGGAACAGTTTAAAGATAAACCAAAAGAGATGGAGAAAGTAGGAATTGATTTTACGATTAAGCAGTGCCGGGATCTAAAAAGTCAGGGAGTAAAGTACATACATTTCTTTACTCTTAATCGGCCTAAAGTAATGAGCGCTATTTTAGAGTCCATCTAGAAGACGTTGACTAGTTCCAATAGAAATAGTATGATTTAGTTTAAATCAGGGGGGACAGATGAAGTTATCTATAATTTTAATTATTTCGGCCATGGTTTTATTTCCCGATAGTTTGATGGCTCAAGTTACCGAGAGCAATATTTATCCGGTTTGCCAGTCAAAGGCTATAGATAGTAAGTCAGAGCTTAAGGTAGGAGATCAAGCTCCGGATTTTACTCTTTTGGCGGTTGGTGGAGGAGAAGTTAGCTTGCATGATTATTTAGGCACTAAGTATGTAGTGATTAGTTTTGTTCCGGCGGCCTGGACTCCGGTTTGCTCGGTTCAGTGGCCGGAATACAATCAATTCGAGTCGGTGTTTAGAGATCATGATGCAGTTTTATTGGGGATAAGCGCCGATAATATTCCTAGTCTTTATGCTTGGATAAACGATATGGGAGGCATTTGGTTTGAGGCACTTTCAGATTTTTGGCCACATGGAGCAGTTGCTGAAAAGTATGGAGTTTTACGTTCTGATGGTACAGCTGAAAGATCTTTGTTTATTATCGACAAACAAGGAATAATTCGTTATATCGATATTCATGATATTAATCAGAAGCCGGCCTTTGCCGATTTAGTTGTTGAGTTGCAGAAGCTGGAAGATTAAGGAGGGTTTTTATGTTGAGATGTAAGGTCTGTAAAGTTCCTTTGAGTGGTTTTTTAAGTAAACTAGCGAGGGTTTTG of Candidatus Omnitrophota bacterium contains these proteins:
- a CDS encoding HD domain-containing protein; the protein is MITKPLLLKVYEAASMQRWNDQIKAVELTELDKQAHKMIIAYCLGKCQEKYKTAGFNWIEIIEAGIFEYLQRIVLTDLKPPLFHRIKEDQDKYRRLNEWVYEKIEKVIRPLGEGFCQRFNSYLLDPKRNVNRRIISAAHFYATKWEFDIIERANPQGYLIEEIREDIRTKQERYHDLESMQDLLNSPGLKSFVNICGQLRFQIRWSHLPRVPKTSVLGHMLIVAMIAYLMSENSGADSERCLNNYLTGLFHDLPEVLTRDVINPVKRSVEGLDDLIKEYERQEMERKIYKLIPTDWHSQMRNFTEEEFTNTASRDGELIKAVDELAAFLEAYLSLANGIQSQDFTTAKKSLPRKYKSKIIAGVNFAKIYKEFC
- a CDS encoding redoxin domain-containing protein; its protein translation is MKLSIILIISAMVLFPDSLMAQVTESNIYPVCQSKAIDSKSELKVGDQAPDFTLLAVGGGEVSLHDYLGTKYVVISFVPAAWTPVCSVQWPEYNQFESVFRDHDAVLLGISADNIPSLYAWINDMGGIWFEALSDFWPHGAVAEKYGVLRSDGTAERSLFIIDKQGIIRYIDIHDINQKPAFADLVVELQKLED
- the metF gene encoding methylenetetrahydrofolate reductase [NAD(P)H] is translated as MKIVDILKTRESGVAFEFFPPSTQKSEERLIETVRILKDYQPLYVSMTHGAGGTDQTKTQKAVDILLSEGGLAVMPHLTGISASKSQAEELLKAYQLKGLENIMALRGDPPKEEIGAKVGDFRYAIDLVKFIKERSDLCIGVAVYPEGHIETESVEQDLDYTKQKIDSGADFAVTQMFFDNSYYYSFLDRMKKRAINAPVLPGILPLTNIAKVKEFASICRTTIPRQIEEKMEQFKDKPKEMEKVGIDFTIKQCRDLKSQGVKYIHFFTLNRPKVMSAILESI